One genomic segment of Opitutaceae bacterium includes these proteins:
- a CDS encoding FAD-dependent monooxygenase has translation MSDKASLPENRTRYLPAQRLTALIGGIACHLLFAAAIIAMALALFNGMRIGMGSFRGWPAAMADLGLMASFPLVHSWLLTPGGRRMMNRLVPFGIGEEMSSTVFAAIASVQLLAVFLLWSPTGMVWWESAGWARFAIGTGAAGSWLLLAKAMSDSQLSLQTGFLGWSSVFNNRIPVYRPFAQEGLYRHVRQPIYISFALILWFAADWTPDQLVMALGWTGYCLVGAILKERRYLRYFGESFRHYRARVPFLNPLRKPVAPARPETSGVNHTVRGADVVISGAGPVGLYLANLLGRRGYRVLVIERRRRMTAGSLAIGITPPTLCLFRSLGLDDLFMAHGVRIDTARVFENREELGELDFSGIPAEHRFILSLPQSRTVALLRDNLRAFPGVQLLEGVEVVGHQQTDDFVSVELRDTESGVLFKASADFLVGTDGHRSRTRVHAGFRWRERSYRPCFLMADFDDDTTWGREARLFFGPSGSVESFPLPDGLRRWIVQTDHIPGDRKVIGSRVADIVRKRVGVGLPLSGARFQSSFRPRRGLAREFFKGRVILCGDAAHVMSPIGGQGMNTGMADAAHLDRVLGDSLENREVDYEGFAAYHRARRRAFRVAADRAARGMWLGTRVGILASVMRRLLISRILLGSSFRERLAPDFAMLTIPGFPPVADGQNSVGREGR, from the coding sequence GTGAGTGACAAGGCCAGCCTTCCTGAGAACCGGACCCGCTATCTTCCGGCCCAGCGTTTGACCGCATTGATCGGCGGGATTGCGTGCCATCTTCTTTTCGCCGCCGCCATCATTGCCATGGCCCTGGCGCTCTTCAACGGGATGCGGATCGGGATGGGGTCCTTTCGCGGTTGGCCGGCGGCAATGGCCGACTTGGGCCTGATGGCTTCGTTCCCTCTGGTTCATTCCTGGCTGCTCACGCCGGGCGGTCGCCGGATGATGAATCGACTGGTTCCCTTCGGTATCGGCGAGGAAATGTCTTCGACGGTTTTCGCCGCGATTGCCTCGGTGCAGTTGCTGGCGGTGTTTCTGCTCTGGTCGCCGACCGGGATGGTTTGGTGGGAATCGGCCGGTTGGGCGAGATTCGCCATCGGCACCGGCGCAGCCGGGTCCTGGCTGCTTCTCGCCAAGGCGATGTCCGACAGCCAACTCAGTCTTCAAACCGGATTTCTCGGCTGGAGTTCCGTATTCAATAATCGGATCCCGGTATACCGGCCATTCGCGCAAGAGGGTCTCTACCGCCATGTGCGCCAACCCATCTATATCTCCTTCGCCCTCATCCTCTGGTTCGCCGCGGACTGGACTCCTGATCAATTGGTTATGGCACTTGGCTGGACCGGTTACTGTCTGGTTGGCGCCATACTCAAGGAAAGGCGCTACCTGCGTTATTTCGGAGAGTCGTTCCGGCATTACCGGGCAAGGGTTCCTTTCCTGAATCCGTTGAGAAAGCCGGTGGCGCCGGCCCGGCCGGAGACATCCGGTGTGAACCATACCGTGCGGGGTGCCGACGTCGTGATCTCGGGAGCTGGTCCGGTTGGGCTTTATCTGGCAAACCTGCTTGGTCGTCGGGGTTACCGGGTCCTCGTGATCGAGCGACGCAGGCGGATGACAGCCGGTTCTCTGGCGATCGGAATCACGCCTCCCACCCTTTGTCTTTTCCGGTCATTGGGGCTGGATGATTTGTTCATGGCCCATGGCGTCCGCATCGACACCGCGCGGGTGTTTGAGAACCGGGAGGAATTGGGCGAGTTGGATTTCTCGGGCATTCCGGCCGAGCACCGCTTCATCCTTTCGTTGCCGCAGTCGCGCACAGTGGCATTGCTCAGAGATAATCTGCGCGCGTTTCCGGGTGTCCAACTGCTGGAAGGCGTTGAGGTGGTCGGCCATCAGCAGACGGACGATTTCGTTTCCGTTGAGCTCAGGGACACGGAAAGCGGTGTTCTCTTCAAGGCAAGCGCCGATTTTCTGGTCGGAACTGACGGGCACCGGAGCAGGACGCGGGTGCACGCGGGATTCAGGTGGCGAGAGCGCAGTTACCGCCCCTGTTTCCTGATGGCTGACTTCGACGATGATACGACCTGGGGTCGGGAAGCACGGCTCTTTTTCGGTCCAAGCGGATCGGTGGAGTCCTTTCCTCTGCCCGACGGACTGAGGCGTTGGATTGTGCAGACGGACCATATCCCTGGTGACCGGAAGGTGATCGGGAGCAGGGTCGCTGACATCGTTCGGAAGCGCGTCGGGGTGGGGCTCCCGTTGTCAGGAGCACGTTTTCAGAGCAGTTTTCGACCCCGGCGTGGGCTGGCTCGCGAGTTTTTCAAGGGGCGGGTGATTCTTTGTGGGGATGCCGCTCACGTGATGAGTCCAATCGGGGGACAGGGGATGAACACGGGGATGGCGGATGCGGCCCATCTAGATCGTGTCCTCGGTGATTCACTTGAGAACCGGGAGGTCGATTACGAAGGCTTCGCAGCCTACCACCGGGCCCGTCGACGCGCGTTCCGGGTGGCAGCTGATCGCGCCGCCCGCGGCATGTGGCTCGGAACCCGCGTCGGAATCCTGGCATCGGTCATGCGGCGCCTGCTCATTTCACGCATCCTCCTGGGTTCGTCCTTCCGGGAGCGCCTCGCCCCCGATTTTGCCATGCTGACGATTCCGGGATTTCCACCTGTTGCCGACGGGCAGAATAGTGTCGGAAGGGAGGGACGGTGA
- a CDS encoding class I SAM-dependent methyltransferase: MSRRFGLRPRDYLGHHAAKQALNLELFSVVAPKYDFVTKALSLGRDGKWKRQLVAFLPDWPAPLCLDLACGTGDITRLLAARYPGGKVVGLDLTPAMIDIARHLTLDRTVDYLEGSMQNLPFENDSVDIVTGGYALRNAPDLERLLDEMHRVLRPGGKLAFLDFSKAPTQPGRVLGHMALKFWGGFWGWLLHGNPNVYGYIADSLRHYPDRRSLRATFDSHGFTLRGQRRYYLGLLENLVFEKRSDSRP, translated from the coding sequence GTGAGCCGGCGATTTGGACTGCGACCGCGCGACTACCTGGGGCATCATGCCGCGAAGCAGGCGCTCAACCTTGAGCTCTTTTCGGTGGTCGCTCCGAAGTATGATTTTGTCACGAAGGCCCTGTCACTTGGGCGGGACGGCAAATGGAAACGACAGCTGGTGGCATTTCTGCCGGATTGGCCGGCTCCGCTCTGTCTTGATCTGGCTTGCGGGACGGGTGACATCACCCGTCTCCTGGCTGCCCGCTATCCCGGAGGAAAGGTGGTCGGGCTCGATCTGACGCCGGCAATGATCGATATCGCACGTCATCTCACCCTTGACCGGACCGTGGATTACCTTGAAGGGTCGATGCAAAACCTGCCCTTTGAGAATGACTCGGTTGATATTGTGACCGGGGGCTACGCCCTTCGCAATGCCCCCGATCTTGAACGGCTGCTTGATGAAATGCACCGTGTCCTGCGACCTGGCGGGAAACTTGCATTTCTCGACTTCTCGAAAGCGCCGACGCAACCGGGACGGGTCCTGGGTCACATGGCGCTGAAGTTCTGGGGCGGTTTCTGGGGCTGGCTTCTTCACGGCAATCCGAATGTCTACGGTTACATTGCCGACAGTCTCAGGCACTATCCTGACCGCCGGTCCCTGCGCGCCACCTTCGACTCACATGGTTTCACGCTTCGTGGACAGCGCCGTTATTATCTGGGCCTGCTGGAGAACCTTGTCTTTGAGAAGCGGAGCGACTCAAGGCCGTGA
- a CDS encoding dihydrolipoamide acetyltransferase family protein yields MATIIEMPKLSDTMTVGTLVNWLKAEGDAVSSGDMIAEIETDKATMELEVFDDGFLIRQFVGAGEQVAIGTAIAAIGEKGEKVDTPSAPAESVGKKPGTKSESGESRGESKPLAPTDLPAPAPGTIKQRPAPTGGPVAVESVDSSGRTRISPLAKRLAEEKGVNLEGITGTGPGGRIVKADILEAAEQGPAPAPEKASGTSKGGQTARPIAPAGAPIAEESDIPVTNMRGIIASRLVESKTTAPHFYVDIEIDAAPLADLRAALNANLADLPPEQGGIKFSVTDFILKGAAEALRQVPQINASWLGDRIRQHGAVHLALAIAVPDGLVTPKIENAHSKTLRQIAAEAKDLAIRARDKKLRPDEFTGSTFTVSTLGMFGVESFYAIINPPNAAILSIGAITRKPVVDKNDQIVPGQRMRIGLSCDHRVVDGATGARYLAALKKILETPALMLI; encoded by the coding sequence ATGGCTACCATTATTGAGATGCCGAAACTGAGCGACACCATGACCGTGGGCACCCTGGTCAACTGGCTCAAGGCTGAAGGCGACGCGGTTTCCAGCGGCGACATGATCGCCGAGATCGAAACCGACAAAGCCACCATGGAGCTTGAGGTCTTCGATGATGGATTCCTCATCAGGCAGTTTGTCGGGGCCGGCGAACAGGTCGCCATCGGCACCGCCATTGCCGCCATCGGCGAAAAGGGTGAAAAAGTGGATACGCCCAGCGCGCCGGCGGAGAGCGTGGGAAAGAAGCCGGGGACGAAATCCGAATCCGGAGAAAGCCGTGGCGAGTCCAAACCCCTCGCCCCCACCGACCTCCCGGCACCCGCTCCCGGGACGATCAAACAGCGCCCGGCCCCGACCGGCGGACCGGTCGCCGTCGAATCCGTGGACAGCAGTGGACGGACCCGGATATCCCCGCTCGCCAAACGTCTGGCCGAAGAAAAGGGTGTCAATCTCGAGGGGATCACCGGAACCGGACCCGGTGGCCGCATCGTCAAGGCGGACATCCTTGAAGCGGCCGAACAAGGACCGGCTCCTGCCCCGGAAAAAGCATCCGGAACTTCAAAGGGCGGCCAGACAGCCCGCCCCATCGCCCCTGCCGGAGCTCCCATCGCCGAAGAGTCCGACATCCCCGTGACCAATATGCGCGGGATCATCGCCTCCCGCCTGGTCGAGTCGAAAACAACCGCCCCCCATTTCTACGTCGACATTGAGATTGATGCCGCACCGCTCGCGGACCTGCGCGCCGCCCTCAATGCCAACCTCGCCGATCTCCCGCCTGAGCAGGGCGGCATCAAGTTCAGCGTGACCGACTTCATTCTCAAGGGAGCGGCCGAGGCGCTGCGCCAGGTTCCTCAAATCAACGCCTCATGGCTTGGTGACCGGATCCGCCAGCACGGCGCCGTTCACCTGGCACTCGCCATCGCGGTGCCGGATGGTCTCGTCACTCCCAAGATCGAGAATGCCCACAGCAAGACCCTTCGACAGATCGCGGCCGAGGCCAAGGATCTGGCGATCCGGGCCCGCGACAAGAAACTGCGGCCGGACGAGTTTACCGGAAGCACCTTCACCGTCTCAACTCTCGGCATGTTCGGAGTGGAGAGCTTCTATGCGATCATCAATCCACCCAATGCCGCCATCCTCTCGATCGGTGCCATCACCCGGAAGCCGGTCGTCGACAAGAACGACCAGATTGTTCCCGGTCAGCGGATGCGGATCGGACTCAGCTGCGATCATCGCGTGGTCGACGGCGCCACCGGGGCCCGCTACCTTGCCGCATTGAAGAAGATCCTCGAGACCCCGGCCTTGATGCTGATATAG
- a CDS encoding alpha-ketoacid dehydrogenase subunit beta has product MPLITYRQAVNDALAEELTRDEKVFILGEEVAEYDGAYKVTEGLLARFGPKRVIDTPISEAAFIGLGVGASFLGLRPVMELMFWSFSYVAYDQIVNNASSVRYMSGGLINCPIVIRGPANGGTSVGATHSHTPENQLANFPGLKVVCPATAYDAKGLMKAAIRDPDPVYVMENTLLYGEQWEVPEEEYVIPLGVADIKRTGRDITLVGHGRAALTALKAAEVLAEEHGIDAEVIDLRSIRPLDEEAVLESVRKTNRVVLVEENKPFCGVGAQLAYTIQAKAFDYLDAPVKRVSALDAPQIYSMPLEKLQIPDVQRVLKAALELC; this is encoded by the coding sequence ATGCCGCTCATCACTTACAGACAGGCAGTCAACGACGCTCTGGCCGAGGAACTGACCCGCGACGAAAAGGTCTTCATTCTCGGCGAGGAAGTCGCCGAATATGACGGTGCCTACAAAGTCACCGAAGGTCTGCTCGCAAGATTCGGTCCCAAACGGGTCATCGATACCCCAATCAGTGAAGCCGCCTTCATCGGACTCGGGGTCGGTGCATCCTTCCTCGGATTGCGGCCGGTCATGGAGCTCATGTTCTGGAGCTTCTCCTACGTGGCCTATGACCAGATCGTGAACAATGCCTCCTCGGTCCGCTACATGTCGGGCGGTCTGATCAATTGCCCCATCGTGATCCGCGGCCCGGCCAACGGCGGAACCAGCGTCGGGGCCACTCACTCGCACACCCCGGAGAACCAATTGGCCAATTTCCCCGGACTCAAGGTGGTCTGCCCGGCCACCGCCTATGATGCCAAGGGCCTGATGAAGGCCGCCATCCGGGATCCGGATCCGGTCTACGTCATGGAAAACACCCTCCTCTACGGCGAACAATGGGAAGTGCCGGAAGAGGAATACGTCATCCCTCTCGGAGTGGCCGACATCAAGCGGACCGGACGGGATATCACCCTGGTCGGACACGGTCGGGCCGCCCTGACCGCGCTCAAGGCAGCCGAAGTCCTCGCCGAAGAGCATGGTATCGACGCTGAAGTCATCGACCTGCGCTCGATCCGACCACTCGACGAAGAAGCCGTTCTTGAATCCGTGAGAAAGACCAATCGCGTCGTCCTCGTAGAGGAGAACAAGCCGTTCTGCGGTGTCGGCGCCCAGCTCGCCTATACCATCCAGGCCAAGGCCTTCGATTATCTCGACGCTCCGGTCAAGAGGGTTTCCGCCCTCGACGCCCCCCAGATCTACAGCATGCCCTTGGAAAAACTGCAGATCCCGGATGTGCAGCGTGTCCTGAAGGCGGCCCTCGAACTCTGCTGA
- the pdhA gene encoding pyruvate dehydrogenase (acetyl-transferring) E1 component subunit alpha has product MTKKSTAAAKPMESVAAKADAAAAKDPVNSELSKEAKIELFRKMMRIRRFEERTLRVYQQGKIGGFLHLYIGQEAIAVGTTSLMGPDDHVITAYRDHGHALAVGMSMNACMAELQGKRTGCSKGKGGSMHFFAPDKNYWGGHGIVGGQTPLGAGLAFALKYEGKKGCCMAFMGDGAVNQGVFLETLNLASLWDLPVIFVIENNGYSMGTSLNRSSKGLPLAKRANGFDMTWDTVNGHSVYDVRAKTAEAMRRAHEESRPTLLEMSTYRYRGHSMSDNEKYRDKDEVERYKQTSDPLNLFRATLIDEGIFDEDAAKQIDKEAREEAEISARFADDSPFPPEEDIFSDVYYETDHPDKRTSKGRLFFND; this is encoded by the coding sequence GTGACCAAGAAATCCACCGCCGCCGCCAAACCGATGGAATCCGTTGCTGCCAAAGCAGATGCAGCGGCCGCCAAAGACCCGGTCAACAGCGAATTGTCCAAGGAGGCGAAGATCGAACTCTTCCGCAAGATGATGCGGATCCGGCGCTTCGAAGAACGCACCCTGCGGGTTTATCAGCAGGGCAAGATCGGCGGGTTCCTTCACCTTTATATCGGCCAGGAAGCCATCGCGGTCGGGACGACTTCGCTGATGGGCCCCGACGATCACGTCATCACCGCCTATCGAGACCACGGTCACGCCCTCGCCGTCGGCATGAGCATGAATGCATGCATGGCCGAACTTCAGGGCAAACGCACCGGTTGCTCCAAGGGCAAGGGCGGCTCAATGCACTTTTTTGCCCCGGACAAGAATTATTGGGGCGGACATGGCATCGTCGGGGGGCAAACCCCACTCGGCGCCGGCCTCGCCTTCGCCCTGAAATACGAGGGCAAAAAGGGCTGCTGCATGGCTTTCATGGGCGACGGCGCCGTCAACCAGGGTGTCTTCCTCGAGACCCTCAACCTCGCATCGCTCTGGGATCTGCCGGTGATCTTCGTCATCGAGAACAACGGCTACTCCATGGGAACTTCGCTGAACCGGTCGTCCAAGGGTTTGCCCCTCGCCAAGCGGGCCAACGGGTTCGACATGACCTGGGACACGGTCAATGGCCACTCGGTCTACGACGTCCGGGCCAAAACGGCCGAGGCCATGCGCCGGGCCCACGAGGAATCACGCCCCACCCTGCTCGAAATGTCCACCTACCGCTACCGTGGCCATTCGATGTCCGATAATGAGAAGTATCGCGACAAGGACGAGGTCGAACGCTACAAACAGACCAGCGATCCGCTGAACCTTTTCCGGGCCACCCTGATCGATGAGGGCATCTTCGACGAAGACGCCGCCAAGCAGATCGACAAGGAAGCCCGCGAGGAAGCGGAAATCAGCGCCCGCTTTGCCGACGACAGCCCCTTCCCTCCGGAAGAAGACATTTTCAGTGATGTCTACTACGAGACTGATCACCCGGACAAACGCACCTCCAAGGGTCGCCTTTTCTTCAACGACTGA
- a CDS encoding NUDIX hydrolase, which yields MRTYKISVLVFIRNQDGHLLLLERSRAPNRGQWSPIGGKLEMSTGESPHECAIRETREEVGLDLSIDDLHLFSMIAEKAYEGGSHWLMFLFDCRRVLPALPPPIDEGRFAFHPRAEVDRLQLPKTDRLALWPVYDRFRGGFIALRADCTPGQPLEVHIDEAIGLPQLPDSQVFRH from the coding sequence ATGAGAACGTACAAAATCAGTGTCCTTGTCTTCATTCGCAACCAGGACGGACATCTGCTTCTCCTCGAACGGAGCCGGGCGCCCAATCGCGGGCAATGGAGCCCGATCGGTGGAAAACTCGAGATGTCGACCGGGGAATCACCCCACGAATGCGCCATCCGGGAAACCCGTGAGGAAGTCGGTCTGGATTTGTCGATCGACGACCTGCACCTTTTTTCGATGATCGCCGAGAAGGCCTACGAAGGCGGAAGCCACTGGTTGATGTTTCTTTTCGACTGTCGGCGGGTCCTCCCGGCCCTCCCGCCTCCGATCGACGAGGGCCGATTCGCCTTCCACCCGCGCGCGGAGGTTGACCGCCTGCAGCTCCCGAAAACCGATCGCCTTGCCCTTTGGCCTGTCTATGATCGGTTTCGAGGCGGTTTTATCGCCCTTCGGGCCGACTGCACGCCGGGCCAACCGCTGGAAGTCCATATTGACGAGGCGATCGGCCTCCCACAACTACCTGACTCACAGGTTTTTCGGCATTAG
- the pilM gene encoding pilus assembly protein PilM, with protein MKSSRFSTIDCGASRVCLTEFSLSETGRPILEAFEVESITESSTDDLEWVAAVEDILRRLRERHHLRGEVRATLPGHLSLVKFIKVPNVDEAQRRKIVEFEAHQNIPYPLSEVVWDYQFVSTDGADLDVVLTAVKIETVEDLCERSRVLGVSLAQLEPSWSALINALRFNHPDAPPNLLFIAVGARSTNLLFLQQDRYFVRSIPVAGNSVTQGIADATGKSFQEAEAYKTRALPGGQGEVGQVIASAADRFGSRLALEVTRSLATFRRQTSTEAPERIYLAGGGAGLIGLRDVLHERLKLPVEVFDPLRKVILGPGVDRDIARAHAHQMSEAVGAALGFCDFPTLKVDLLPPSVVRRRRFRRQQPYYVGALLLAAGALALPILSDFAMGKAYRERIAAYDVQLKPLERFSSQIRTNLAAIQKVRDQMNAIKGLVETKSNWINFLADLQSRLVEVEDVWLEQLQVTRASGQGAQRSISSNLFGSLSGTEAKPAKEGQSLRLNVTGRLLDQNNPLSKVSRDSYNRVTNLLASFSGSQFIVGVENERFDNTQEGILRFDFTLVVDPDHPL; from the coding sequence ATGAAGTCATCTCGGTTCTCAACGATCGACTGCGGCGCCAGTCGGGTCTGTCTGACTGAGTTCTCTCTGTCGGAGACCGGTCGTCCGATTCTGGAAGCATTCGAGGTCGAATCGATCACGGAATCGAGTACCGACGATCTGGAATGGGTGGCCGCGGTCGAGGACATCCTTCGGCGTCTGCGGGAGCGCCATCATCTCCGCGGGGAAGTCCGCGCCACCCTGCCCGGTCATCTCAGCCTCGTCAAATTCATCAAGGTGCCGAATGTCGACGAAGCGCAGCGGCGCAAGATTGTCGAATTCGAGGCCCACCAGAACATCCCGTATCCCCTGAGCGAAGTCGTCTGGGACTACCAGTTTGTCTCAACGGACGGCGCCGATCTCGATGTCGTCCTGACCGCAGTCAAGATCGAGACGGTTGAGGATCTCTGTGAACGCAGCCGGGTCCTCGGGGTATCCCTTGCCCAGTTGGAGCCTTCATGGTCCGCCTTGATCAACGCCCTTCGTTTCAATCATCCGGATGCGCCGCCCAACCTGCTCTTCATCGCGGTCGGAGCCCGGTCGACCAATCTGTTGTTTCTCCAGCAGGACCGTTATTTTGTCCGCAGTATTCCGGTCGCGGGCAATTCGGTCACCCAGGGCATTGCCGATGCCACCGGCAAGAGCTTCCAGGAAGCGGAAGCCTACAAGACCCGGGCACTGCCTGGAGGGCAGGGCGAGGTGGGGCAGGTCATCGCCTCGGCCGCCGACCGCTTCGGGTCCCGACTTGCACTTGAAGTCACCCGCTCTCTGGCCACCTTTCGCCGACAGACCTCGACTGAAGCTCCGGAACGGATCTACCTGGCCGGCGGTGGGGCGGGTCTGATCGGGCTTAGGGATGTCCTGCACGAGAGGCTCAAACTCCCGGTCGAGGTTTTTGATCCCCTGCGGAAGGTGATTCTCGGTCCGGGAGTCGACCGGGATATCGCCCGGGCGCACGCCCACCAGATGAGTGAAGCGGTTGGCGCGGCACTCGGGTTTTGCGATTTCCCGACCCTCAAGGTCGATCTGCTTCCCCCCAGCGTGGTTCGTCGCCGCCGGTTTCGCAGGCAGCAACCCTATTATGTCGGTGCGCTTCTGCTGGCCGCCGGGGCGCTCGCCCTGCCGATTCTGAGCGATTTTGCCATGGGCAAGGCCTACCGCGAGCGAATTGCCGCCTATGACGTGCAGCTCAAGCCGCTTGAGCGCTTCAGCAGCCAGATCCGGACCAACCTTGCCGCCATTCAGAAAGTGCGGGACCAGATGAATGCGATCAAGGGGCTGGTTGAGACGAAATCGAACTGGATCAATTTCCTCGCGGACCTGCAGTCCCGCCTGGTGGAGGTCGAGGATGTCTGGTTGGAGCAGCTCCAGGTCACCCGGGCGAGCGGACAGGGAGCCCAGCGAAGCATTTCGAGCAATCTGTTCGGATCCCTTTCCGGGACGGAGGCGAAACCGGCCAAAGAAGGGCAGTCCCTCCGCCTGAACGTGACCGGACGCCTTCTCGACCAGAACAACCCCTTGTCCAAGGTCAGCCGTGATTCCTACAATCGGGTGACCAATCTCCTGGCCAGCTTTTCCGGTTCGCAGTTTATCGTCGGAGTGGAGAATGAACGCTTCGACAACACCCAGGAGGGTATTCTCCGCTTCGACTTCACCCTCGTGGTCGACCCCGACCATCCTCTTTGA
- a CDS encoding Amuc_1100 family pilus-like protein: protein MNRIRQYPVFSAIVIVLLLLVTAELVALIIGRQSLASLASDFDLRQRQYRNLLENRVGPTSANARLVAADLEQNSKVLVQMLDTLNVSGSGDLLLFQGVPPSRTDAYFNLATFVERTRQLAATAGVAIDPEERFGFEAYANEGPDADFIEAVFKQRRIAEVILEALFSAKPERLTEVLRDDWERAPDEPGGVRPITRPGANKVVRTFVIDSQVTARVPKVVQTYAFRVSFIGQTGALRSFMNQMASSDLPIVVRSVEVMSQAAPKDRRTRARRDDPMARIANQASALDLPALQAARVPIVDQNLSSFSVTLEFLEIRITPPKPAGGGVP from the coding sequence ATGAACCGCATCCGTCAGTATCCGGTTTTCTCCGCCATCGTGATTGTCCTGCTCCTGCTCGTGACGGCGGAACTGGTGGCGCTCATCATTGGTCGGCAGTCGCTGGCGTCCCTTGCCAGCGACTTTGACCTGCGCCAGAGGCAATACCGCAACCTGCTGGAGAACCGGGTCGGTCCGACCAGCGCGAACGCCCGGCTGGTGGCGGCGGACCTCGAGCAGAATTCAAAGGTTCTTGTCCAGATGTTGGATACACTGAATGTCAGTGGTTCCGGCGATCTCCTGCTTTTCCAGGGGGTGCCCCCATCCCGGACCGATGCCTACTTCAATCTGGCTACATTCGTCGAGCGGACCCGTCAGTTGGCCGCGACGGCGGGGGTGGCCATCGATCCGGAAGAGCGGTTCGGATTCGAAGCCTACGCCAATGAGGGGCCGGATGCGGATTTCATCGAGGCGGTTTTCAAGCAGAGGCGCATCGCGGAGGTCATTCTCGAAGCACTCTTCAGTGCGAAACCCGAGCGATTGACCGAGGTGCTGCGGGACGATTGGGAGCGTGCCCCCGATGAGCCGGGAGGGGTCCGCCCGATCACCCGGCCGGGTGCAAACAAGGTGGTCCGGACTTTCGTCATTGACTCCCAGGTCACGGCTCGGGTGCCAAAGGTCGTGCAGACTTATGCGTTTCGGGTTTCGTTTATCGGACAGACCGGTGCGCTCCGGTCGTTCATGAACCAGATGGCTTCGTCCGACCTTCCCATCGTGGTCCGGAGCGTGGAGGTGATGTCGCAGGCCGCGCCCAAGGACCGCCGGACCCGCGCCCGGAGAGACGACCCGATGGCACGGATCGCGAACCAGGCGTCAGCTCTGGATCTGCCGGCTCTGCAGGCCGCCCGGGTTCCGATCGTGGATCAGAACCTCTCGTCTTTTTCCGTTACCCTGGAGTTTCTCGAGATTCGGATCACACCGCCCAAGCCGGCGGGGGGAGGTGTCCCGTGA